CTTTCAGGCTGCCTTTGAGCGTATCTGCCTCTGGCTGCACCTGAATGACTACCGCACCAGAATCTACCGGAAAGGCCTGGGTAGTAGTTACAGAATCTGCTGTCTGGGATTGGGGAACCGTGGCAGGCACCTGGTTGGCGGCAGGTTTCTGCTCACAAGACAGAAACGCAAGGCTTAACGCCGTGAGCAAAACAGGGAAAGTGGTTTTAGAATACATCATTTCAGGTAGAAGGAGTGGAAGATATAGAATAAGGTAAAAGGAAAAATGCTTCTGAAAAAATTAGTGGCCATGGCCTGCCATGGGGTCGGTGCCTTTCTTTAAAATATATTCGCTGTTCAATAGATACGTACCGCGCACCACCACCTTTTCATTGGTATAGAGGCCGTCCAGCACTTCTACCCATTGTTTGTTTTCGGTGCCCAGTTCCACCATGCGTGACTCAAAACCGCCCTTCTTGTTCTCTATCCAGACCATGGGTTTCTCCCCGGGCACAACAGCAGACTTGGGTACCATGAGCACGGCGTCCGCCTGATTCCGGAGAAGCACGTAGGCCAGCATGCCGGGCTTCAATTTACCGGTTGTGTTAGCAACTTTAAAGGTAACCAGATTTAGCTGTTGGTTCTGCTCCAGCACCGGGTTATTCTGCACCAGTTTCCCGGTGAGCGTGTCCTGCGGGAACGCCTCAGGCACAATGCGTACCTGGGCCTCTTTACCCAGCGTGGCTCCCTCACCTGGGTAGAGCTGGGCCTGCACCCACACCGAGGTCAGATTTGCCACTTGCAGCACCGGCGTTCCCTCGGCCACGTAGCTGCCCTCTGCCTGTAAGATTTTCAGTACCGTGCCTGCCACCGGGCTGTAAAACGTAATGCGGGGGCTGGCTTTGCCCCTTTTGGCCAGTTGGTTGATTTGGGCGCTGGTCATGCCCCAGAGCTGGAGCTTTTGACGTGAGGCCGCCGCCAGTTGCTGGCGCATGCCGCCCAAGGCGATTCCTTCCTGCCGAAGGGCCAGCAAATATTCCTGCTGCGCGGCCAGCAACTGCTCACTGTACAGTTCATAGAGCGGTTGACCTTTCTGCACCCGCTCCCCGGTAGTTCGCACCAACAGACGGTCCAGCCGCCCTGCCACCCGCGCCGTCACAGACTCCACGGCGTTTTCATCCATCACCACCTTGGCGGTAAACGTAGACATACCGCCTATCTGGCCGCCCTTGATCTGGTATACCTCAATATTGGCCAGTTTGCGTTGCTGGTCGGTGAGCATAAGGCCTTCGTCTGAGTTGCTTTGCGCGCCGCTCACCTTTATAAGGGTCATGTTACAGACGGGGCAGACGCCCGGCTTGGCCGACCTTACTTGCGGGTGCATAGGGCAGGTATAGTATTCATCACTAGAGGCGTGCTCTTCTCCATTTTCCCCTTTGGTACACATGGAGAACATAAACACCCCCGCCAACATGATCATTAAATATCTCAGCTGCTTCATCCTTACTGCGGTTTAATAAAAGATTCACTGTCTGTCATATAGCCCGCCTCTTTGGCCACGCGGGCATTCTCAGGCAAACCGGAAAGAATCTGGACAAAGCCTCCGCTCTCCTGCCCCACTTGTACTTCCTGGGCCTGAAAGGTAAAGGAGTGGGAACCCACCGGATCTTTCCTGACCCACACAATAGACCGTCGGCCCAGGCTCCAGACCGCCGAGGCGGGCACCACCATCATGTCCTTTCCCTTGCCCGGTGCAATGGTAGCCTGCACCAAGGCATTAGGTTTGAGCTTCGGCCCCGGATTCTCCAGGTACACCCGCACCGATACCTGGCTCTGCCCCTCCCTCACCACGGGTTCC
This Rufibacter radiotolerans DNA region includes the following protein-coding sequences:
- a CDS encoding efflux RND transporter periplasmic adaptor subunit; protein product: MKQLRYLMIMLAGVFMFSMCTKGENGEEHASSDEYYTCPMHPQVRSAKPGVCPVCNMTLIKVSGAQSNSDEGLMLTDQQRKLANIEVYQIKGGQIGGMSTFTAKVVMDENAVESVTARVAGRLDRLLVRTTGERVQKGQPLYELYSEQLLAAQQEYLLALRQEGIALGGMRQQLAAASRQKLQLWGMTSAQINQLAKRGKASPRITFYSPVAGTVLKILQAEGSYVAEGTPVLQVANLTSVWVQAQLYPGEGATLGKEAQVRIVPEAFPQDTLTGKLVQNNPVLEQNQQLNLVTFKVANTTGKLKPGMLAYVLLRNQADAVLMVPKSAVVPGEKPMVWIENKKGGFESRMVELGTENKQWVEVLDGLYTNEKVVVRGTYLLNSEYILKKGTDPMAGHGH